The genomic window ACAAAAATACAGCGATGTTAAAGTAAAAGATGGAGCAAAAATCAACTCAGAAAGTCCTGCATGGGCTTTTGATAGATTGTCGATTTTAGCTTTAAAAATTTACCATATGAATGAAGAAGCAACTCGTGCAGAAGCTTCTCAAGAACATAGAGATAAATGTCAGGAAAAATTAAATATTCTTTTAGAACAAAGAACAGATTTATCTACAGCAATTGAAGAATTATTGACAGATATCGAAAATGGAGAAAAATTCATGAAAGTGTACAAACAAATGAAAATGTACAATGATGATGAATTGAATCCAGTTTTATATCAAAACAAAAAATAATTTGGCAGACTTGTCTAGCAAAATTAAGCATATAGCCGTCATGAGACTATCCGCAATGGGAGATGTCGCCATGACGGTTCCTGTTTTACACGCTTTCGTAAAACAATATCCAATGGTTAAATTGACGGTTATTTCTCGTCCTTTTTTCAAACCTTTTTTTGATGGAATTCCGAATTTGGATTTTTTTGCCTTTGATGAAAAAGAAAGACACAAAGGATTCTTTGGACTTGTCCGTTTATATAATGACGTAAAAAAACTGAAAATAGACGCTTTTGCAGATCTTCATAATGTTCTCAGATCTAAAGTTGTGAGTTTGCTTTTCGCTTTAAGCGGCAAAAAAAGAGCGACTGTAGATAAAGGCCGAGAAGGAAAAAAAGAATTGACAAGAGCCGAGAATAAGATTTTTAAACAATTACCAACGATGTTCCAAAGACATGCAAAAGTGTTTGAAGAACTTGGTTTTCCTTTAGATTTATCGAATCCGACTTTTCCTGCAAAAACAAATTTGAGTTCTGAAATTTTAGAAATTATCGGATATCACAGTCAAAAATTAATCGGAATCGCACCTTTTGCACAATACGATTCTAAGGTTTATCCCTTAGATTTAATGAAGGAAGTTATATCAAAATTGGCCGAAAATTCAGCTAATAAAATTTTGCTTTTTGGCGGAGGAAAAAAAGAAATCGAGATTTTAGATTCAATTTCGCAGCCTTATGAAAATGTAATTAATACGGCTGGAAAAATTAAATTTCAGCAGGAATTACAACTCATAAGCAATCTAGATGTTATGCTTTCTATGGATTCTGGAAATGCACATATTGCAGCGATGCTTGGGGTTAAAGTTGTTACACTTTGGGGTGCTACCCATCCTTATGCCGGATTTTTACCATTCAATCAGAGTTTAGAAAATGCTTTAACTTCAGACAGAAATCAATATCCAAAACTCCCAACCTCTGTTTATGGAAATAAGATTGTTGAAGGTTATGAAGATGCAATGAGGAGTATTTCTCCAGATGAAGTCGTGAAAAAAATTCAGGGATTAGTTTAAAAAATTACAATATAAAAAATTCCAAATTCCAAGCTTTCAATTGGAATTTGGAATTTTTTATATTAAAATTTAGATATTAAACGTCGTCATAATCCACATAGATAGTATCTGATGTTGGATGCGCTTGACAAGTTAAAATTAAACCTTCGGCAATTTCGCTGTCTGTTAAAATAGAATTTTTAGTCATTTCGGCAGATCCTGCTGTAACACGTCCTAAGCAGCTGCTGCAAATTCCGCCTTGACAAGAATAAGGAGCATCAACACCTTGTTTTAATGCAGCATCAAGAATAGTTTGCTTTTTAGACATTTCAAAAGTAGTTTCTTCATCGTCTACCAAAACTGTAATTTTTGTATGCCCTTCTTGAGAACCTTGAATTACATGTTCTTCAGATGAAGAAGTAAAAAGCTCAAATTTAATAGCAGATTCTTTTACGTTTTTCTCCTTCAAAACATCAGAAACAGTATTAATCATTTCTTCTGGTCCGCAAAGGAAAAATTTGTCAAATTCAAGTTCTTTATGTTTATTATTTAAAACAAAATTTACCGCAGATTTTTCAATTCTTCCAAACAAAGCATTTTCAGCTTTTGCCTGACTAAATACGTAATGCACAAAAAATCTGCCTACATATTGTAATTGCAAATCGTGAAGTTCCTGATGAAACATAGTATTTTCTGGAGTTCTATTTCCATAAACTAATACAAATGAACTTTTAGGCTCATTTTTTAAAACCGATTTTATGATAGAAAGAACAGGAGTAATACCACTTCCAGCAACAAATGCAGCGTAGTTTTTTTGTCTTTCTGCATCTGGTTCAAAAGTGAATTTTCCTTCTGGCTGACCAACTTCAAGAACATCTCCTGGTTTTAATTTGGTATTGGCAAACTGAGAAAAAACCCCACTTTTTACAGCTTTAACAGCAATTCTTAATTCGCCGCTGTCTGGTGCAGAACAAATAGAATAAGCACGTCTAATTTCTTGATTGTCAAGAGTTAGTTTTAGATTTATATATTGTCCAGCTATAAATTTATAATCTGGTTTTAGTTCTTCGGGAACATTAAAAAGTATAGAAACAGCATCTGCAGTTTCACGTTTTACCTCTTTAATTATAAGTTTTAAGAATGAAGGCATGTTAGAATTTTTATGCAAAAGTAGCAAACCACTATTAAATGATTAGCACGAAATTATTTTTTTTAACTTTTTTTGTAACGTTTTCCTACATTTGATCTCTCACTATAAAGAAACTAAAAATATAAACCATGATTAAGAAGTTTATTTACCTCGAATGGAAAGCTTTCATTAGATCGGCATCCTTTGGGAAAAACCTGGCAATGAAAATAATAATAGGATTTTTAATGATCTATTTTTCCTTAATTTTCATTGGAATGGGAGTTGGAGCATTTTATATTCTAAAGGATATGAAATTGGAACCATTAAGAGCTGTTAACAAATTTCTTATTTATTATTTTCTTTTCGATTTACTAATTAGGTTATTGCTTCAGGCAATTCCTGTTCTAAATATTAAGCCATTATTGGTTTTACCATTTAAAAAACCAACGATTGTTCATTTCTCTTTAGGAAAAACAGTTTTATCCTTTTTTAACTGGGTACATGCATTGTTTTTCATTCCATTTTCAGTTGTACTCATTTTAAACGGATATGATGTTGTTGGAATTCTATTTTGGCATTTAGGAATTATGGCTGTTATCTACATCAATAATTTTTTAAATATTATTTTAAGTAATATCGATAAGTTATTTATTGTTTTTGTAGTGCTGATTCTGGCTCTGGCTGGTGCGCAGTATTATAAGGTATTTGATGTAACAGTATTTACAACCCCATTTTTTCAAAATTTTCATGATGTAGAAGGATTGTTTTTAATTCCGGTTGTAGTACTAATTGCCCTTCATGTTTTTACTTTCAAATATTTCAAGAAAAATTTATATCTAGACGCTGGACTTTCTGTTAAACAAGATGTTGCAGCAACAGAAAATCTTACATGGCTGAATCAGTTTGGGACTTTGGGGACATTTCTTAAAAATGACATTAAACTTATCAAAAGAAATAAGAGATCTAAAACAACCATTTTTATGAGTATTCTCTTTTTGTTTTATGGACTTCTGTTTTTTTCAGGTGGAATTGAGGTTTATGAGAAACCGTACATGCAAATTTTTGGAGGCATATTTGTTTCAGGAGGATTTTTATTTGTTTTCGGGCAGTTCGTTCCAAGCTGGGATAGTTCGTATTACCAATTATTAATGACTCAAAATGTTCCGTACCGCGGTTACATTACTTCAAAATGGTGGCTGATAGTTATTGCTAC from Flavobacterium fluviale includes these protein-coding regions:
- a CDS encoding DUF4254 domain-containing protein, whose amino-acid sequence is MFSKLAYSVFEQSIKDYHQFDNVDQPINNPYPKDKFEHLLYLKNWIDTVQWHFEDIIRDPQIDPVAALTLKRRIDASNQERTDMVEYIDSYFLQKYSDVKVKDGAKINSESPAWAFDRLSILALKIYHMNEEATRAEASQEHRDKCQEKLNILLEQRTDLSTAIEELLTDIENGEKFMKVYKQMKMYNDDELNPVLYQNKK
- a CDS encoding glycosyltransferase family 9 protein, whose translation is MRLSAMGDVAMTVPVLHAFVKQYPMVKLTVISRPFFKPFFDGIPNLDFFAFDEKERHKGFFGLVRLYNDVKKLKIDAFADLHNVLRSKVVSLLFALSGKKRATVDKGREGKKELTRAENKIFKQLPTMFQRHAKVFEELGFPLDLSNPTFPAKTNLSSEILEIIGYHSQKLIGIAPFAQYDSKVYPLDLMKEVISKLAENSANKILLFGGGKKEIEILDSISQPYENVINTAGKIKFQQELQLISNLDVMLSMDSGNAHIAAMLGVKVVTLWGATHPYAGFLPFNQSLENALTSDRNQYPKLPTSVYGNKIVEGYEDAMRSISPDEVVKKIQGLV
- a CDS encoding 2Fe-2S iron-sulfur cluster-binding protein, which encodes MPSFLKLIIKEVKRETADAVSILFNVPEELKPDYKFIAGQYINLKLTLDNQEIRRAYSICSAPDSGELRIAVKAVKSGVFSQFANTKLKPGDVLEVGQPEGKFTFEPDAERQKNYAAFVAGSGITPVLSIIKSVLKNEPKSSFVLVYGNRTPENTMFHQELHDLQLQYVGRFFVHYVFSQAKAENALFGRIEKSAVNFVLNNKHKELEFDKFFLCGPEEMINTVSDVLKEKNVKESAIKFELFTSSSEEHVIQGSQEGHTKITVLVDDEETTFEMSKKQTILDAALKQGVDAPYSCQGGICSSCLGRVTAGSAEMTKNSILTDSEIAEGLILTCQAHPTSDTIYVDYDDV
- a CDS encoding DUF5687 family protein, translating into MIKKFIYLEWKAFIRSASFGKNLAMKIIIGFLMIYFSLIFIGMGVGAFYILKDMKLEPLRAVNKFLIYYFLFDLLIRLLLQAIPVLNIKPLLVLPFKKPTIVHFSLGKTVLSFFNWVHALFFIPFSVVLILNGYDVVGILFWHLGIMAVIYINNFLNIILSNIDKLFIVFVVLILALAGAQYYKVFDVTVFTTPFFQNFHDVEGLFLIPVVVLIALHVFTFKYFKKNLYLDAGLSVKQDVAATENLTWLNQFGTLGTFLKNDIKLIKRNKRSKTTIFMSILFLFYGLLFFSGGIEVYEKPYMQIFGGIFVSGGFLFVFGQFVPSWDSSYYQLLMTQNVPYRGYITSKWWLIVIATSISTILASFYLFFGWKVYLIIIVGAIYNIGVNSHLVLLGGAFTKTPIDLSVAGGAFGDKKAFNVNAILLSLPKIFLPSLLYWLGNHFGDNTWGLSLVAGAGVLGFIFRDKVFSLIEKRYKIEKYSTINAYKQKS